A stretch of DNA from Nitrospirota bacterium:
CCAACAACTTTTGGTAAGTGGATATAGGAAAATTGAGATTATATACAAGAAGGTTATTTCGTTGTTAAACGTTAATATATATAGGACTGACCATTATTATCCTAAAATATTCGGGTAATGTCAGCCTGTAAAGGTGATTCCCCTGCTAATTTACTCGGCGGTACGCCGGTTGAAAAAATCTTTTCTCATAAGCATAGCTAATTAAAAGAAGAGATTGCCACACCCCTTTCAGGGGTTCGCAATGACGGCGTGGGATTATCGCTAACATCCAAACCGGGGGTCACGGGGAATCATTCCCCGTGCGGGTGGGTCTAAGGGAGGGCAGCGCCATCCCTTACTACTTACTCTTTTATCTCTTTACTCTTTTTATCTTCTTTATCTTTCTTCACACTACTTATCATGCACAATCGTAGGTTTTCCGCTGAAGGTGGACAGAATATTACAGGCTGTCTGAACACCTGAACCTGCTGCGGTAGCAAACATGCTGCTGACTCCGGAAAGTGTTCCTGCGATGTATATTCCATCAGCCGCCATGCTGTTTGAATCGGTTTCTATCATCATGCGTCTGGGCTTACTTGTGTGCTTATGAGGTACAGCCTTAAGGCCGCCAATATCCAACTCAAAGCTCTTATAGCCGGTTGCAATTACAATGATTTCAGCTTTAACATTGCTATCGTCTTTTAGTTTTATACTAAAACCACCTTTTGTGCCGACTACCTCTGATACCTCACCGCTTAGAAAATCAACGCAGCCGTAATGGTTTATCTGTTGTCTGATTTGCTCTAATACATTCTGGCCGCTAACGCCTAAAGCAACTCCTGGCGCATTGAATAACTTTGCTTTTAAGAGGTCGGAGCTGCCGCTATCAATCACCACATATCTCTTATCTTTAGTCCAGTCACCTTTGTCCTTTGACGAGGCCAAAGTAAGAGCGCACGACAGGCCTGCTACCCCTCCGCCTATTATTGCCACTGTGTATTTATCCAATTTAGAAATCACCACCTTAGTGCCTTCATTTTAGGTTATACCAAGCTGCATTCTATCGTCTAACTTCGTTGGCATCGTCAAAAGCTCCTCAACGTACTAAAAAGTACGCCTGCGTCGCTTTCTCCGTGCCGCCTTGTTATACTCTGACTGCTACTCGGTATTATATTAGTTACGTTGTATTCTTTACTTCTTTGTAAAAAGAGCACTCTGTACAGTCTTTTAGTTTTTTAGAGTGGATACAATATGGGTTTTTACCGCTAAAAGATCCAGCCATAAGCCAGCATCGCCTTCCTGCGTGCCCTGTAAAAGCAGGACACCTTAAATAAACATTAGCCGGGCAGTTTGTGAATTGCCAACAAGCCTGCTTTTCAGTGTGTTCTATTCCCCACTGAGCAAAAGCCTTCTCCAGCCCCTCTATTGCCATACGTGCAGGACATGGTATTTTCTTTTTTTCCTTTTCCACCAGCTATTGTATTATAGCAGAGTTTTAATGGTAAGAAACACCTTTTGATGTCAAATTGTCGTTTATATTTTTTTTACTCATATATTTATCAGTCTCCGGTAGTTTTAAAATAAGGTTTGTAGCGTAGTCTATTTTTACCTTGCCTTCTTTTAACTTGCATGCCAGCAGATGTCCGCCTTTTGTTCTGTCATCTGATAAAAAATGGAAGTGAAAACCGGTTATGCTTGCTCCTTGCATAAAATCCGGAAACCAAAAACCCAGCATAGTACCGCTTACGTTTTCATAATTAAACACAGTTTTACTTTTAACAGCTTCTAAAAGACCCGGAAAGGGTTCCTTTTGAGCCGGTACGCTTCTAAGCTGTAATTTTTCAAATGACCCGTCCACCCTTACAGCATAGAATATGCTCCCTGAGGGAAGACGCTTAGTGATTTCATCAATTACCTCCTCACAGGTTGCATCTTTTTTAATATCAAATGAAATATCGGTTTTAAAAAATATCATATCTGCAAAAGGAGTTTTCATGTCCGGAGTAACCGGATAAACAACGCCATCGCTCTTTATCTGATAAAACTCACCGTCAAGGGCTGCCATCTCTCCGTCAAGGTTGTCAAAGGTGCCAAGACCGAAATCACCATGTTTTTTTAATTCGCTAAACTCAATAAATGCTTCATAGTTGCCACTTAGAAGCGCATCAAGAGTTGAGGCCTGATAAATGGTGTCACGCCTGAGCGTATCCTGCGTAACACACCCGGCTAATATTAAAAACAAGAAAGCTGCAAGCGCCTTTTTCATATTTTTCATACTAAATTTACTCAAATATTTCAGCGATGTTAACCTGAAGCCCTTCTATGACTTTAGATATAACAACGCCTTCAAATGCAGCAACGGAATGCAGCTTGTACTTATCGCCTTCTATCGTTAATATTTCAACAGTTTTAAACTCAGGCAGGACTAACCAGTACTCTGGGACTTTATACTTCTCATAAATACCCCTCTTAACGGCAGTATCTCTTTCGTAAGTGCCTGGTGAAATTATCTCGCAAACCATATCCGGCACACCCCGTATCCAGTCCTGGAAGATACTCATGTTCTCTTTCTTAATAAACAATATATCCGGTTGAAGCCTGTTAAGCCCCTCTTCAAAGATTATATCAAGAGGCGAATAATAAACCTGTCCTAAGTCTCTCATTTTAACATAGTGATGAATAATGTAATTAAGATTACTGCTAACCCTCTGATGGACTCCAAATGGACTAGGCCCCATAATTTCCTCTCCATCAATAATTTCCGTTAAGTCTAAATCTCTTTCAATTGTTTGCATATGTTAATATAGCAACAAATTCAGCACTGTGTCAATTTTGGAGCAGATGTGCGTTGAGTTAATGAAAAGCAGCCCTGTAAATTTATCTTAAATTCATGCGTTTAAGTTTTCACAGGTTTTCTGTATAATATGTGACAGCATTTTAAATGAAACGATAAAAAAATAAACATTGGAGGCATATAATGAGCGGTAAGAGTTCATGGGAGCGTTACAAAAAATATTTATACCATAATAAGGAGTTGGGGCTTACCATAGACGTAAGCAAGATGAATTTCCCGGCGGATTTTATAACTAAACTGTCACCTTTGATAAGCAATGCTTTTAAAAACATGGACGCCCTTGAATCCGGCGTTATAGCCAACCCTGACGAAAATCGTATGGTTGGCCACTACTGGCTTAGAAACGCCGCCCATGCACCCTCTAAAGAGCTGACAACCGAGATAGACTCAACCCTTTCAGCGGTTAAGGAGTTTGCTAAAAAAGTGCACAGCGGCGTAATCGTTTCACCGGAAAGCGGTAAGAAATTTAAAAACATACTGGTAATCGGCATAGGCGGGTCGGCTCTTGGGCCTCAATTGGTATCATTTGCACTGGGCAACGCTAATGACCCCATGACCTCATACTTTTTTGACAACACCGACCCTGATGGCATGGACTACGTACTGGGACAAATTGGTGACAGTCTCGATGAGACCCTCTCGGTTGTGATTTCAAAAAGCGGAGGCACTAAAGAGACACGAAACGGAATGCTTGAGGCTAAAGCCGCGTATGAGGCAAAGGGTCTTAATTTTGCCCATCACGCGGTTGCAGTAACCGGCAAAAACAGCGATCTTGATAAGATTGCCGTAGCCGATAAGTGGATTGAGCGTTTCCCTATGTGGGACTGGGTTGGAGGACGCACATCTGTAACCTCAGCTGTTGGAATGCTCCCTGCCGCCTTACAGGGATTAGACATAGATACGCTGCTTAAAGGCGCTGCCTCCTGTGATGAGGCATCCAGAGTTAAAGAGCCGCTTAAAAATCCGGCCATGCTGCTATCTTTAATGTGGCACTACGGCACAGCCGGTCTTGGACTTAAAGATATGGTCATATTGCCCTACAGAGACCGTCTCCATTTGTTTGCAAAGTACCTTCAGCAGTTGATTATGGAGTCTTTGGGTAAGGAGAAGGATTTAAACGGAACGGTTGTAAATCAGGGAATTACCGTATATGGTAATAAGGGGTCAACCGATCAGCATGCCTACATTCAACAGCTTAGAGACGGCGTTAATAATTTCTTTGTCACATTTATAGAGGTTTTAAGAGACAGAGAGGGCGCCTCAATGAAAGTAGAGGATGACTTCACAACCGGTGATTATCTAAATGCCTTCTATCAGGGTACACGCACCGCTCTTTCCGGTAACGCTCGTGAATCTGTCACTATTACAATAGAAAAACTGGACGCATTTTCAATGGGAGTTCTTATTGCTCTCTATGAAAGGGCTGTCGGTTACTACGCAACACTTATCAACATAAACGCTTACCATCAACCCGGTGTCGAGGCCGGGAAAAAAGCCGCCGGTGTTGTAGCAAAACTTCAGCGGGCAGCCTTCTCACACCTCAGGGCTAACTCCGGCAGCGCTCACACAGCCGATGAGACAGCTGCAGCTATAGGCTCACCAGAGGATGTTGAAACCCTGTTTAAGCTCCTTCTGCACGCAGCATCTAACCCCGACCATAAGATTAAAATTCTTAAATCAGATAACCTTACAGATTCCAGGTTTCAGTTTGTTAAAGAGAGAATGTAGAAATCAAGAAAGTAAGATACAGAATAATCCGCAGATGACACAGATAAACGCAGATGAAAGAAAAATAATCTGCGAAAATCTGCGCAATCTGCGGATAAGATTCTTTTTTGGTATCAAAAAAACAAAGGGAAAGGCGGATGCCTTTCCCTTCTTAATGTTATAACTTAGCTAATCTATCGCGTCTTAGGTTTAAACACTTCTCCGCTTGCCTCAATGGTTTCAAGCATACACTGTGGCATATTTTTTGCGAATGTTGTCATAAGTACAAATCCCTTTTGAACCTCAGGGTCCTTTATAGCAGTAAAGAGGCTCAACATTCCTGGCTTAAGGGGTTTTTCCATAAGCTGCTGCATGGTACGAACAGCGCACTTCTCCATACCCTTTATCATAAACTCTGTTTCTTTGGCAAAGGCAGTCTTGAGAGTAAAATCCAGGTCACCGCTTTTTTCAAAACTGTTTAAAAAGTCCAGAAGTTTGTTGAATACCGGCACGTTCTCACCTGTTTTAATGAGTAACTCAAGAGTTTCATCCCTTTCAAATAACAATCTTAATGAATTAATCGCCGGTGTTACCTCTTTAATGATGGTGCCTACGGCAGGCATTATATCATCAAAAAACCCTTTAAATGCCTTCATAGCATCAAGCATCTGAATGAAAGTAGGGATATTGTCGCCTATTTTTTTAATCAGCTCTAAGGTCTCATCTCTTTCATAACGGTATCTGAGATCATTTATAGTCTCGCCGATTTCCCTTGTAATTTTCTCCATAGCAGGCACCATATCAGTGACAAGTCCCTCTATAATTCTAAGTCTGTTATAAATGTCATTAACTTGTGCGGCTACTACTTCTATACCGCCTGAACTTACATCTGTGTTTTTCTTAGCCATAGCGTCCACCCCTTATATTAAGCCGTTAAGCATGAGGTTCCAGTAAAGAGGCCTGAGCATATGTACCTTTAGTATCCAGTTGGAGTAGCTCTCTAAGGCAGGTGAAATAGACTCGTCGTAGTTGAAATGAGCAAACATAACTCTCTTGTGTTTTGTGAGCATCGGGCATATAATCTCACCGTCATACTTATAGTCGGATACTTCACCCTTCATGTTTGCTTTTAGACGTTCAACGAGCACCTTCGCCTGCTTTCTGATACCGGAGGCGGTCTTAGATGTCGGATAATCGGCAGCATCTCCAATGCCATAAATATTAGCGAACTTTTTGCTTACCATTAGATGTTTATCACAGCTTACCCACCCTGCTGCATCTCCAACGTTTTCTGAGTTCTCAATAACAAACTCACCGCCGTGAGGAGGGGTTATGGATAGGAGGTCAAATTTAACCTCTTTTCCGCCAAAATCCTTCAACACTCCCTTTTCGTGGTCAACCTCCGAGGGGGTGAAGTTTGCAACTGTCTCAATACCTCTTGATGCAAATATTGCATTGAGCTTTGAAGCATACGGCTCTCTGCTAAAAACAGCCGGCATAGGTGTTGTAAAGATAAATTTAAACTTGTTCCTAAGCCCTTTCAGCCTCATTGTATCCTCTGCCATCATGATGAACTTCATAGGAGCCGCCGGACACTTTATCGGCATCTCACACACGGATGAAACTATCGTGCCGCCGTCCATATCCTTAAGTTTGTCCCTAAGCTTAATAGCACCATTAAGGTTATAGAAGGTAAACACATTTTTGTCTGCCTCCATGCTCTCTTGTAACCCCTCGGTCTCATCAAAAAGCAGTTTTGCTCCGGTTGCTATTACAAGATAGTCGTAGTAAAGCTCACCGCTTTTACCGGTTATTACCTTGTTGTTTGCTCCGTCAATCTTTACAGCCTCATCGTGAATCAGCGTGATACCTTCAAAAAACAAATCTTTCACGGGTCTTATTAAATTTTTAGGATCATCCAGACCAAAAACGACAAGAGTAAATGCCGGCTGATAAAAATGCTTTTCACTCCGTTCAATTACCACGATTTCCACGTCGTCAGGACTGTATTCCTTCCTCATG
This window harbors:
- a CDS encoding NAD(P)/FAD-dependent oxidoreductase, with amino-acid sequence MVISKLDKYTVAIIGGGVAGLSCALTLASSKDKGDWTKDKRYVVIDSGSSDLLKAKLFNAPGVALGVSGQNVLEQIRQQINHYGCVDFLSGEVSEVVGTKGGFSIKLKDDSNVKAEIIVIATGYKSFELDIGGLKAVPHKHTSKPRRMMIETDSNSMAADGIYIAGTLSGVSSMFATAAGSGVQTACNILSTFSGKPTIVHDK
- the budA gene encoding acetolactate decarboxylase translates to MKNMKKALAAFLFLILAGCVTQDTLRRDTIYQASTLDALLSGNYEAFIEFSELKKHGDFGLGTFDNLDGEMAALDGEFYQIKSDGVVYPVTPDMKTPFADMIFFKTDISFDIKKDATCEEVIDEITKRLPSGSIFYAVRVDGSFEKLQLRSVPAQKEPFPGLLEAVKSKTVFNYENVSGTMLGFWFPDFMQGASITGFHFHFLSDDRTKGGHLLACKLKEGKVKIDYATNLILKLPETDKYMSKKNINDNLTSKGVSYH
- a CDS encoding Uma2 family endonuclease; translated protein: MQTIERDLDLTEIIDGEEIMGPSPFGVHQRVSSNLNYIIHHYVKMRDLGQVYYSPLDIIFEEGLNRLQPDILFIKKENMSIFQDWIRGVPDMVCEIISPGTYERDTAVKRGIYEKYKVPEYWLVLPEFKTVEILTIEGDKYKLHSVAAFEGVVISKVIEGLQVNIAEIFE
- a CDS encoding glucose-6-phosphate isomerase, yielding MSGKSSWERYKKYLYHNKELGLTIDVSKMNFPADFITKLSPLISNAFKNMDALESGVIANPDENRMVGHYWLRNAAHAPSKELTTEIDSTLSAVKEFAKKVHSGVIVSPESGKKFKNILVIGIGGSALGPQLVSFALGNANDPMTSYFFDNTDPDGMDYVLGQIGDSLDETLSVVISKSGGTKETRNGMLEAKAAYEAKGLNFAHHAVAVTGKNSDLDKIAVADKWIERFPMWDWVGGRTSVTSAVGMLPAALQGLDIDTLLKGAASCDEASRVKEPLKNPAMLLSLMWHYGTAGLGLKDMVILPYRDRLHLFAKYLQQLIMESLGKEKDLNGTVVNQGITVYGNKGSTDQHAYIQQLRDGVNNFFVTFIEVLRDREGASMKVEDDFTTGDYLNAFYQGTRTALSGNARESVTITIEKLDAFSMGVLIALYERAVGYYATLININAYHQPGVEAGKKAAGVVAKLQRAAFSHLRANSGSAHTADETAAAIGSPEDVETLFKLLLHAASNPDHKIKILKSDNLTDSRFQFVKERM
- a CDS encoding DUF1641 domain-containing protein, giving the protein MAKKNTDVSSGGIEVVAAQVNDIYNRLRIIEGLVTDMVPAMEKITREIGETINDLRYRYERDETLELIKKIGDNIPTFIQMLDAMKAFKGFFDDIMPAVGTIIKEVTPAINSLRLLFERDETLELLIKTGENVPVFNKLLDFLNSFEKSGDLDFTLKTAFAKETEFMIKGMEKCAVRTMQQLMEKPLKPGMLSLFTAIKDPEVQKGFVLMTTFAKNMPQCMLETIEASGEVFKPKTR
- a CDS encoding NAD(P)/FAD-dependent oxidoreductase, with amino-acid sequence MKRIVVIGGGSGGVMFSNRMRKEYSPDDVEIVVIERSEKHFYQPAFTLVVFGLDDPKNLIRPVKDLFFEGITLIHDEAVKIDGANNKVITGKSGELYYDYLVIATGAKLLFDETEGLQESMEADKNVFTFYNLNGAIKLRDKLKDMDGGTIVSSVCEMPIKCPAAPMKFIMMAEDTMRLKGLRNKFKFIFTTPMPAVFSREPYASKLNAIFASRGIETVANFTPSEVDHEKGVLKDFGGKEVKFDLLSITPPHGGEFVIENSENVGDAAGWVSCDKHLMVSKKFANIYGIGDAADYPTSKTASGIRKQAKVLVERLKANMKGEVSDYKYDGEIICPMLTKHKRVMFAHFNYDESISPALESYSNWILKVHMLRPLYWNLMLNGLI